One genomic region from Gossypium hirsutum isolate 1008001.06 chromosome D13, Gossypium_hirsutum_v2.1, whole genome shotgun sequence encodes:
- the LOC107919569 gene encoding tropinone reductase homolog At5g06060, translating to MAGAEPGCKNQRWSRRGMTALVTGGTRGIGFAVVEELAALGAAVHTCSRNQSELTERLKEWQSKGFKLSGSMCDLSSREQREKLMETVSSVFNGKLNILVNNAGITRIKPCVEQSLEDYKTVMSTNVEAPYHLSQLSYPFLKASGNGSIVFISSVAGSMALPGLSAYSASKGEINQITKNLACEWAKDNIRTNNVSPWGVKTKMAEQNINAPLAGELFRLIGGTAMPRMAEPEEISSLVAFLCLPAASYITGQVISVDGGYTAGGCWPFQNFSFDLFSHLNS from the exons ATGGCCGGAGCTGAACCTGGTTGTAAGAATCAAAGATGGTCTCGTCGGGGTATGACAGCACTTGTAACTGGTGGGACAAGAGGCATAGG ATTTGCTGTGGTGGAAGAACTAGCTGCACTTGGGGCAGCAGTTCATACATGTTCCAGGAACCAAAGCGAGCTTACTGAAAGGTTGAAAGAATGGCAGAGTAAGGGGTTTAAATTGAGTGGTTCTATGTGTGATCTCTCTTCTAGAGAGCAAAGAGAGAAGCTTATGGAGACCGTCTCCTCAGTTTTCAACGGAAAGCTCAACATCCTT GTCAATAATGCAGGAATCACGAGGATTAAACCTTGCGTGGAACAAAGTCTGGAAGACTACAAAACCGTGATGAGTACTAATGTTGAGGCTCCTTATCATCTTTCTCAACTGTCATATCCCTTCCTAAAAGCATCAGGAAATGGAAGCATTGTGTTTATCTCTTCTGTAGCTGGTTCAATGGCTCTACCTGGATTATCTGCCTATTCAGCATCTAAAG GAGAAATCAACCAAATTACAAAGAATTTGGCATGCGAGTGGGCAAAGGATAACATTCGTACCAACAATGTTTCACCCTGGGGTGTGAAAACCAAGATGGCAGAACAA AATATAAACGCACCATTAGCTGGGGAACTTTTTAGGCTAATAGGAGGGACAGCAATGCCGAGAATGGCAGAACCGGAGGAGATATCATCATTAGTAGCATTCCTTTGCCTTCCTGCTGCTTCATACATAACTGGACAAGTTATTTCAGTGGATGGAGGGTATACTGCGGGAGGCTGTTggccatttcaaaattttagctttGATCTATTTAGCCACTTAAATTCCTAG